In a genomic window of Nocardiopsis mwathae:
- a CDS encoding SSI family serine proteinase inhibitor gives MRKPSLAGVLTAIALIGGLLPASAAPAIAGAPDNTERRPGAVLHFFRGEATITRDTPIAREHVGTLICNPNTGDHSRADEACAAIRTAEGRFEAIPPRDAACTLEYRPVPMEVFGVWDGTPIHYARTFGNPCLVGVEAAGIFDF, from the coding sequence ATGCGCAAGCCCTCACTCGCGGGCGTCCTCACGGCGATCGCCCTCATCGGGGGCCTTCTCCCGGCCTCCGCCGCGCCCGCCATCGCCGGGGCTCCGGACAACACCGAGAGGCGCCCGGGGGCCGTGCTCCACTTCTTCCGCGGGGAGGCGACGATCACCCGCGACACTCCGATCGCCCGCGAGCACGTGGGAACCCTGATCTGCAACCCGAACACAGGCGACCACTCGCGCGCCGACGAGGCCTGCGCCGCCATCCGCACGGCCGAGGGCCGGTTCGAGGCGATTCCACCCAGGGACGCGGCCTGCACGCTGGAGTACCGGCCGGTGCCCATGGAGGTCTTCGGCGTCTGGGACGGCACTCCGATCCACTACGCCCGCACGTTCGGCAACCCCTGCCTCGTGGGGGTCGAGGCCGCCGGGATCTTCGACTTCTGA
- a CDS encoding CobW family GTP-binding protein — protein sequence MTQAMPARVVLVAGLHGAARTTAVDRLLHADPRAIAIHHDLSRIGEGEVQRVTRDRWGEIDRTRVDLVHACVSCTLREDLVPLLCELAERGEYSSYIVEAWDGVEPRPIAEALTGTVVNRRPVTRWLHLAAVITAVSADRLVADLSTKDDMVDRGLAVAEEDDRTVAEVLAEQIEYPTALALHGGGRDPQVGAQCTAVLTQLNPAAAVVPTEKDALHALTGGGFDPVAAAARMDPAAAQPPERCEMGEVRTVTWRRSRPLHPARLHAALDDVVGVSLRSRGRFWLASHPDTLLVWDAAGSSLAMQPAGPWLAALPDAAWDLVPEHRKAAATLDWAPECGDRCQCISFTGVGLDTDRLVEVLDSCLLTEEEVADATLTFDRADDPFAELLDTAS from the coding sequence ATGACCCAGGCCATGCCCGCCCGGGTGGTCCTCGTGGCCGGGCTGCACGGCGCGGCCCGGACCACCGCCGTCGACCGGCTGCTGCACGCCGACCCCAGGGCGATCGCCATCCACCACGACCTCAGCCGGATCGGCGAGGGCGAGGTACAGCGCGTGACCCGCGACCGGTGGGGCGAGATCGACCGCACCCGGGTCGACCTGGTCCACGCCTGCGTCTCCTGCACCCTGCGCGAAGACCTGGTCCCGCTGCTCTGCGAACTCGCCGAGCGCGGCGAGTACTCCTCCTACATCGTCGAGGCCTGGGACGGGGTCGAACCCCGCCCGATCGCCGAAGCACTGACAGGCACCGTCGTCAACCGCCGTCCGGTGACCCGCTGGCTGCACCTCGCCGCGGTCATCACCGCCGTTTCCGCCGACCGCCTCGTCGCCGACCTGTCCACCAAGGACGACATGGTCGACCGCGGCCTCGCCGTCGCCGAAGAGGACGACCGCACCGTCGCCGAGGTGCTCGCCGAGCAGATCGAGTACCCGACCGCCCTCGCCCTGCACGGCGGCGGGCGCGACCCGCAGGTCGGCGCGCAGTGCACCGCCGTCCTCACCCAGCTCAACCCGGCCGCCGCCGTCGTCCCCACCGAGAAGGACGCCCTGCACGCGCTCACCGGCGGCGGATTCGACCCCGTCGCCGCGGCCGCGCGCATGGACCCGGCGGCCGCCCAGCCCCCGGAGCGCTGTGAGATGGGCGAGGTCCGCACCGTCACCTGGCGGCGCTCCCGACCCCTGCACCCCGCACGCCTGCACGCCGCCCTGGACGACGTCGTCGGGGTGTCGCTGCGCAGCCGCGGCCGATTCTGGCTGGCCAGCCACCCCGACACCCTGCTGGTCTGGGACGCCGCCGGATCCTCGCTGGCCATGCAGCCGGCCGGGCCCTGGCTGGCCGCGCTGCCCGACGCCGCCTGGGACCTGGTCCCCGAGCACCGCAAGGCCGCCGCAACCCTCGACTGGGCACCCGAGTGCGGCGACCGCTGCCAGTGCATCTCCTTCACCGGGGTCGGCCTGGACACCGACCGCCTGGTCGAAGTCCTCGACTCCTGCCTGCTCACCGAGGAGGAGGTCGCCGACGCCACCCTCACCTTCGACCGCGCCGACGACCCCTTCGCCGAACTCCTGGACACCGCCTCCTGA
- the rpsR gene encoding 30S ribosomal protein S18, with the protein MPTPRRRPERPRRFANPLHGVDYIDYKDVDLLRKFISDKGKIRSRRVTRVTARQQRLIATAIKNAREMALLPYPNGSRS; encoded by the coding sequence ATGCCCACGCCCCGCCGCCGCCCCGAGCGGCCGCGCCGCTTCGCCAACCCCCTGCACGGCGTCGACTACATCGACTACAAGGACGTCGACCTGCTGCGCAAGTTCATCTCCGACAAAGGCAAGATCCGCAGCCGCCGCGTCACCCGCGTCACCGCACGCCAGCAGCGGCTGATCGCCACCGCGATCAAAAACGCCCGCGAGATGGCGCTGCTGCCCTACCCCAACGGCTCCCGCAGCTGA
- a CDS encoding sensor histidine kinase codes for MPGTEVTSTSTAAGDRGDGADPRQGEGLRVHEAQSGVPADPERSHARRPRSIRSRVTAGAVLVTGIVLVLAITAVSLVTRDALQRDLSDRTDAAARHVIEEIGDRRYVGPIPAQSGITRLQIVDKDGDVAAASAPLAGYGPITELRPEPGDFRVDTTVCRSAEALAGCLTVVGYHEANSAYGDVMVYAATQQPALLTGHMMELVLVVLGLVILAATGWVTWWAVGRTLRPVETVRAELDRLTASDLHLRITVPDSGDEIADLARTANATLDRLESAMARQARFVSDASHELRNPIAGLRVRLEVELADPEGGDAVEVLRAALGDAERLEGIVNDLLELARLDADVTTARESVDLAELVEREVRGRVTAKEVTTELTPGVVVEGNRMRLARLLVNLLANAERHARDRILVTVGAEDGQAVLRVHDDGHGIAPEDREQIFERFTRLGESRRRDPGGSGLGLAIAREVALAHGGTIDAGESPELGGAVFTLRLPCA; via the coding sequence TTGCCGGGCACCGAGGTCACCTCGACGTCCACCGCCGCCGGTGACCGCGGCGACGGGGCGGACCCGAGGCAGGGGGAGGGGCTGCGAGTGCACGAGGCCCAGTCCGGGGTGCCCGCAGACCCGGAGCGCAGCCACGCCCGGCGCCCCCGTTCGATCCGCTCCCGGGTGACCGCCGGGGCGGTGCTGGTCACCGGCATCGTCCTCGTCCTGGCCATCACGGCGGTGTCGCTGGTCACCCGCGACGCCCTGCAGCGCGACCTGTCCGACCGCACCGACGCGGCGGCCCGCCACGTCATCGAAGAGATCGGCGACCGGCGCTACGTGGGCCCGATTCCGGCCCAGAGCGGCATCACCCGCCTGCAGATCGTCGACAAGGACGGCGACGTGGCCGCGGCGAGCGCGCCCCTGGCCGGCTACGGACCGATCACCGAGCTCCGGCCCGAACCCGGCGACTTCCGCGTCGACACCACCGTGTGCCGGAGCGCCGAGGCCCTCGCCGGATGCCTCACCGTCGTCGGCTACCACGAGGCCAACAGCGCCTACGGCGACGTGATGGTCTACGCCGCCACCCAGCAGCCGGCCCTCCTCACCGGCCACATGATGGAGCTCGTGCTCGTGGTACTCGGACTGGTCATCCTGGCCGCGACCGGATGGGTGACCTGGTGGGCGGTGGGGAGGACACTGCGCCCGGTGGAGACCGTCCGCGCCGAGCTCGACCGGCTCACCGCCTCCGACCTGCACCTGCGCATCACGGTCCCGGACAGCGGCGACGAGATCGCCGACCTGGCGCGCACCGCCAACGCGACCCTCGACCGGCTGGAGTCGGCCATGGCCCGCCAGGCCCGCTTCGTCTCCGACGCCTCCCACGAACTGCGCAACCCCATCGCCGGGCTGCGGGTCCGCCTGGAGGTGGAGCTGGCCGACCCCGAGGGCGGCGACGCCGTCGAGGTGCTGCGTGCCGCGCTCGGCGATGCCGAGCGCCTGGAGGGGATCGTCAACGACCTGCTCGAACTGGCCCGGCTCGACGCGGATGTCACCACCGCCCGGGAGAGCGTCGACCTGGCCGAGCTGGTGGAGCGCGAGGTGCGCGGGCGGGTGACCGCCAAGGAGGTCACCACCGAGCTCACCCCCGGCGTCGTGGTCGAGGGCAACCGGATGCGGCTGGCGCGGCTGCTGGTCAACCTGCTCGCCAACGCCGAGCGGCACGCCCGCGACCGCATCCTGGTGACGGTCGGTGCCGAGGACGGGCAGGCCGTGCTGCGGGTGCACGACGACGGGCACGGCATCGCGCCCGAGGACCGCGAGCAGATCTTCGAGCGCTTCACCCGCCTCGGCGAATCCCGGCGCCGCGACCCCGGCGGCAGCGGGCTGGGTTTGGCGATCGCCCGCGAGGTCGCCCTCGCGCACGGCGGCACCATCGACGCGGGCGAGAGCCCCGAACTGGGCGGGGCGGTGTTCACCCTGCGGTTGCCGTGCGCCTGA
- a CDS encoding ATP-binding protein: MPVYARSFPGVPEQVAEARHWVDSVLTTAVRISLVPDDTVATAVLLVSELSTNAVLHSDGVKDDGRFTVSLTLTPGALTARVIDGGASTGRPFTLDVGPDAGPDPGPDAENGRGLRLALHFADELGTLPGECGTYFRLVWEGSDGIDGRRASVDQG, from the coding sequence ATGCCTGTCTACGCCCGCAGTTTTCCCGGGGTGCCGGAGCAGGTCGCCGAGGCGCGGCACTGGGTGGACTCAGTGCTCACCACGGCGGTCCGCATCTCGCTCGTCCCCGACGACACTGTCGCCACCGCTGTCCTTCTCGTCTCCGAGTTGAGCACGAACGCCGTTCTGCACAGCGACGGCGTGAAGGACGACGGCCGGTTCACCGTGAGTCTCACGCTCACCCCCGGTGCGCTCACCGCCCGGGTCATCGACGGTGGCGCGAGCACCGGCCGCCCCTTCACCCTGGACGTCGGCCCCGATGCCGGTCCTGACCCCGGTCCCGATGCCGAGAACGGCCGGGGGTTGCGGCTCGCCCTGCACTTCGCCGATGAGCTCGGCACGCTGCCCGGAGAGTGCGGCACCTACTTCCGCCTCGTCTGGGAGGGCAGCGACGGCATCGACGGCCGCCGCGCATCGGTCGACCAGGGGTGA
- a CDS encoding helix-turn-helix domain-containing protein has product MDDNVHIGSSPVLPCVLRLGIKALRPVCAYTGQGRLYVTYLAFTVNGSPEKSQPESFLWNLGTLVEAVCIKVDMVDRVNEKWRRWGDELRRWRSLAKKTQAQLASLLNVAPVTVSAWERGTRIPNRDTAQAVDEKLGTGGVLDQLWCELTNSREIPEEWRDFAKLERQATAIRAYQPMVIPGLLQTREYARHIMLQWEPELDSDQVEHQVTSRTSRLDGLRRTALTFVLEEGVVGRQVGSADLMREQLDHILNVIDDHRIRVSVIPRHAPLRPLMTGSFRIMTLPDGRLVGHQELMRGVHVTTGTVEAGRMVSMFGSLQAEALSPGASADFIANLRKET; this is encoded by the coding sequence ATGGACGATAACGTTCATATCGGGTCCTCACCTGTTCTTCCTTGTGTGCTCAGGTTGGGGATCAAGGCCCTGCGCCCGGTGTGTGCCTACACCGGCCAGGGCCGTCTTTACGTCACCTACCTTGCATTCACCGTTAACGGGAGTCCAGAGAAGTCACAGCCAGAGAGTTTTCTGTGGAATCTCGGGACGCTGGTAGAGGCTGTGTGTATAAAAGTAGACATGGTGGATCGGGTGAACGAGAAGTGGCGGCGTTGGGGTGATGAGCTGCGGAGATGGCGCAGCCTGGCGAAGAAGACTCAGGCCCAGTTGGCAAGCCTTCTGAACGTGGCCCCTGTGACGGTCAGTGCGTGGGAAAGAGGTACAAGAATCCCAAATCGGGACACGGCGCAAGCGGTAGACGAAAAGCTGGGAACTGGAGGTGTCCTGGATCAGCTATGGTGCGAGTTGACCAATTCCCGGGAGATCCCCGAGGAGTGGCGCGACTTCGCGAAGCTGGAACGTCAGGCGACTGCGATCCGCGCATACCAACCCATGGTGATCCCGGGCCTGTTGCAGACTAGGGAGTACGCCCGGCACATCATGCTGCAGTGGGAGCCGGAACTCGACAGTGACCAAGTGGAACATCAAGTCACGTCCCGAACATCCCGCTTGGACGGGCTGCGGCGTACCGCACTGACCTTCGTTTTGGAGGAAGGAGTAGTAGGTCGACAGGTGGGCTCGGCTGACCTGATGCGAGAGCAGCTCGACCACATCCTGAACGTGATCGACGACCACCGGATACGCGTGTCGGTGATCCCGAGGCACGCTCCACTTCGCCCGCTCATGACCGGATCGTTTCGGATCATGACCCTGCCCGACGGGCGTCTCGTCGGGCATCAGGAACTTATGCGGGGTGTCCACGTCACGACTGGCACCGTGGAGGCTGGGAGGATGGTCTCGATGTTCGGCTCGCTGCAGGCGGAAGCACTCTCTCCCGGAGCTTCCGCCGATTTCATCGCGAATCTGAGAAAGGAAACCTGA
- a CDS encoding DUF397 domain-containing protein → MDMLNWVKSSYSGGANPDCVEVARCPEEAYVRDTQNRQFGHLAVSAQEWAAFLSGVRADRM, encoded by the coding sequence ATGGATATGCTGAACTGGGTAAAGAGCAGCTACAGCGGTGGAGCGAATCCGGACTGCGTGGAGGTCGCCAGATGTCCGGAGGAAGCCTACGTGCGTGACACGCAGAATCGTCAATTCGGGCACCTGGCGGTGTCGGCCCAGGAGTGGGCGGCCTTCCTGTCCGGTGTGCGTGCCGACCGCATGTAG
- a CDS encoding DUF397 domain-containing protein → MNITESAWHKSSYSKAEANCVEAVCVASGNAAIRDTRNRHLGHLTVPVQEWAAFLSGVRTERL, encoded by the coding sequence GTGAACATCACCGAATCCGCCTGGCACAAGTCCAGCTATAGCAAGGCAGAGGCCAACTGTGTGGAGGCCGTGTGCGTGGCGTCTGGGAACGCTGCCATCCGCGACACGCGGAACCGTCACCTCGGGCACCTGACAGTCCCGGTTCAGGAGTGGGCGGCTTTCCTGTCCGGTGTTCGTACTGAGCGTCTGTAG
- a CDS encoding DUF3592 domain-containing protein — protein sequence MNAQVWRTKGPLAEFFFLLILGAVLGFIGAMMVLSTMFNDYTDFTGRADAVVVNRVEERSSGSATNSGPSSARVYVAYAVDGREHTDVRLHGVNPAHYYEGDRLTIAYHPERPHQAVTVPSTEPGAFDILAYIGAGVLIAAVACLVGSGKCLARHRRQRATPPSHPDPSTDYPPPPAR from the coding sequence ATGAATGCTCAGGTATGGCGGACCAAGGGCCCTTTGGCCGAGTTCTTCTTCCTTCTGATCCTCGGCGCCGTGCTGGGGTTCATCGGTGCCATGATGGTGCTATCCACCATGTTCAACGACTACACGGACTTCACCGGGCGCGCCGATGCCGTCGTGGTGAACCGGGTCGAGGAACGGAGCTCGGGCTCCGCGACCAACTCCGGACCCAGCTCGGCACGTGTCTACGTCGCCTACGCGGTGGACGGCCGTGAGCACACCGATGTGCGGCTCCACGGGGTCAACCCGGCGCACTACTACGAGGGCGACCGGCTCACCATCGCCTACCACCCCGAGCGTCCCCACCAGGCCGTGACGGTCCCCTCGACGGAGCCGGGCGCATTCGACATCCTCGCCTACATCGGAGCAGGCGTCCTCATCGCCGCCGTGGCCTGCCTGGTGGGCAGCGGGAAATGCCTGGCACGGCACCGGCGGCAGCGGGCCACACCCCCATCGCACCCGGACCCGTCCACGGACTACCCACCGCCGCCCGCGCGCTAA
- the rpsN gene encoding 30S ribosomal protein S14: MAKKSKIARNEQRAVVVAKYAERRAELKRLIKHPGTDPETRAAAVLELNKQPRDASRTRLRNRDSVDGRPRGYIRKAGLSRIRFREMAHRGELPGITKSSW, from the coding sequence ATGGCGAAGAAGAGCAAGATCGCCCGCAACGAACAGCGCGCCGTCGTCGTCGCCAAGTACGCCGAGCGCCGCGCCGAGCTCAAGCGGCTCATCAAGCACCCCGGCACCGATCCGGAGACCCGCGCCGCGGCGGTACTGGAGCTGAACAAGCAGCCGCGCGACGCCAGCAGGACGCGCCTGCGCAACCGCGACTCCGTCGACGGCCGCCCCCGCGGCTACATCCGCAAGGCGGGCCTCTCCCGCATCCGCTTCCGCGAAATGGCCCACCGCGGCGAACTCCCCGGCATCACCAAGTCCAGCTGGTAG
- the rpmB gene encoding 50S ribosomal protein L28, protein MSRVCQVTGKRPTFGNNVSHSHRRTKRRFDPNIQSKRYWLPSEQRFVKLRVSTKGMKVIDQRGIERVISDIRARGERV, encoded by the coding sequence ATGTCCCGCGTCTGCCAGGTGACGGGCAAACGCCCCACCTTCGGCAACAACGTCTCGCACTCCCACCGCCGCACCAAGCGGCGCTTCGACCCCAACATCCAGAGCAAGAGGTACTGGCTGCCCAGCGAGCAGCGGTTCGTGAAGCTGCGGGTGAGCACCAAGGGGATGAAGGTGATCGACCAGCGCGGCATCGAGCGCGTCATCTCCGACATCCGCGCGCGCGGGGAGCGGGTCTGA
- a CDS encoding AI-2E family transporter yields the protein MAEGQSGAGHEAAVGGGGERAADGGPAADREQGQGVRAAVAAPPGPEAEQGRPSDEAPGTAAPGRLNFFMLGFTGALGVFAAWLLFQAIVVAQAIFVYILVALFFAVGLNPIVEWLRGRGIPRWGGIVALCVGLIAFVVGFIWAIVPPLTEQVTDFVTQVPHYAAQLQDNRLIADLDQRFGLLKRFESVVTDPNVGQQVFGGVFGFGQAVLNSLIATFTVLVLTLFFMASLPGIAEVGYRLVPRSRRAGVRAIGDEIIVRIGSYIGGQLLTALISGVVALVFLFLIGSDYALTLALVVAVTALIPLIGTTLGALVCTVAVGVGDLFLGAVTLVFFIVYQQIESYVISPRIMRHAVDVAPTATITAALLGGAVMGLIGALIAIPVAAAVTLVLKEVVFPRLEER from the coding sequence GTGGCCGAGGGGCAGAGCGGCGCAGGGCACGAAGCAGCGGTCGGGGGAGGAGGGGAGCGCGCGGCGGACGGGGGTCCCGCGGCCGATCGCGAGCAGGGGCAGGGGGTGCGCGCGGCGGTCGCGGCGCCTCCGGGGCCCGAGGCGGAGCAGGGGCGGCCGTCCGACGAAGCCCCCGGCACCGCGGCGCCGGGCCGCCTCAACTTCTTCATGCTCGGATTCACCGGCGCGCTCGGCGTCTTCGCCGCGTGGCTGCTCTTCCAGGCGATCGTCGTCGCCCAGGCGATCTTCGTCTACATCCTGGTCGCGCTCTTCTTCGCCGTCGGCCTCAACCCCATCGTGGAGTGGCTTCGCGGACGGGGGATTCCACGCTGGGGCGGCATCGTCGCCCTCTGCGTGGGCCTCATCGCGTTCGTCGTGGGCTTCATCTGGGCGATCGTGCCCCCGCTGACCGAGCAGGTCACCGACTTCGTCACCCAGGTGCCGCACTACGCGGCCCAGCTGCAGGACAACCGGCTGATCGCCGACCTCGACCAGCGCTTCGGGCTGCTGAAGCGCTTCGAGTCGGTGGTCACCGACCCCAACGTGGGCCAGCAGGTGTTCGGCGGGGTGTTCGGCTTCGGGCAGGCGGTGCTCAACTCGCTGATCGCGACGTTCACCGTGCTCGTCCTGACGCTGTTCTTCATGGCCTCGCTGCCCGGTATCGCCGAGGTCGGCTACCGCCTGGTGCCGCGCTCGCGCCGCGCGGGTGTGCGGGCGATCGGTGACGAGATCATCGTCCGCATCGGCTCCTACATCGGCGGCCAGCTGCTGACGGCGTTGATCAGCGGGGTCGTCGCGCTGGTCTTCCTGTTCCTCATCGGGTCCGACTACGCGCTGACGCTCGCGCTGGTCGTCGCCGTCACTGCGCTCATCCCGCTCATCGGCACGACGCTGGGCGCGCTGGTGTGCACCGTGGCGGTGGGGGTCGGCGACCTCTTCCTCGGCGCGGTGACGCTGGTGTTCTTCATCGTGTACCAGCAGATCGAGTCCTATGTGATCTCGCCGCGCATCATGCGGCACGCGGTCGACGTGGCGCCGACGGCGACGATCACCGCGGCACTGCTGGGCGGGGCGGTCATGGGCCTGATCGGCGCGCTGATCGCCATTCCGGTGGCGGCCGCCGTGACGCTGGTGCTGAAGGAGGTGGTCTTCCCGCGGCTGGAGGAGCGATGA
- a CDS encoding condensation domain-containing protein — protein sequence MTVTVTGECPPDDDDEASIVAFGLDAATHRAVRRAARAYGTTASVFLRAAVAILLRRLGADTALPGGHPAQCGLDLSGDPTTRDVLARARAADRDGRLGAEARTPFSLRRLLRLIGTGETPGPADRLKQVLVPMIVAPDLPISDIDVRTDAECRRRRRTDPHPVPPGVGRGPVPLSTAQRAVWAAGRTHVRPEADNAWWTVRLRGALDADALRAAARDVVGLHEPLRTRYPEHGGEPAQEILDADAVGDPLDVVDAAGGDVQDLLAEAVRRPFDLRREPPFRMVLFTAAPDSHVLLLLFHRIAVDPASQGPLLWDLQAAYGARRSGTAPAWPPLPVRYADVAARRHARLGAADDPRSRCARQRAYWAQALADLPQAVTPAAGPATTGGAPSPAAAFPAADSEGSGTVRAEIPAALAQSMAAFAREHGTTTATVFRSAVAVLLHRSGAGTDVPLGTLVSDRAEEEGLHDAVGTFLTPLVLRADLSGSPCFSDVVRRVSATGRAAREHADLPLDQVADAAARAPGPVPGRPPLFGTMASHTTRAERPRRLFGLDTAIGADGYAAPRCEWEFDAVEAPEEERTALTLRYAADRIDHATAESIVARLLRLLARAIAHPRRPIGDLETAPGEEDRERGRSAVILVLPDRSGAATGRVPPRHARFGRVPRDAVAAHSGPPHPIWRLT from the coding sequence ATGACCGTCACCGTGACCGGCGAATGCCCACCCGACGATGATGACGAGGCGTCGATCGTCGCGTTCGGGCTCGACGCCGCCACCCACCGAGCCGTCCGCCGTGCGGCGCGGGCCTACGGCACCACCGCGTCGGTGTTCCTGCGCGCCGCCGTCGCGATCCTGCTCCGCCGGCTCGGCGCCGACACGGCCCTCCCCGGCGGACACCCGGCTCAGTGCGGCCTCGACCTGTCCGGCGACCCCACGACGCGCGACGTCCTGGCGCGCGCACGCGCCGCCGACCGCGACGGGCGCCTCGGCGCCGAAGCCCGGACCCCGTTCTCCCTGCGCCGCCTGCTGCGCCTGATCGGCACGGGGGAGACGCCCGGCCCCGCCGATCGGCTCAAGCAGGTGCTGGTGCCCATGATCGTCGCGCCCGACCTGCCGATCAGCGACATCGACGTCCGCACCGACGCCGAGTGCCGACGCCGCCGGCGAACCGACCCGCACCCGGTGCCGCCCGGCGTCGGGCGCGGCCCCGTCCCGCTGTCGACCGCGCAGCGCGCCGTGTGGGCGGCGGGGCGGACACACGTCCGCCCGGAAGCCGACAACGCGTGGTGGACCGTGCGGCTCCGCGGCGCCCTCGACGCCGACGCGCTGCGGGCCGCCGCACGCGACGTCGTCGGCCTGCACGAGCCCCTGCGCACCCGCTATCCCGAGCACGGCGGAGAGCCCGCCCAGGAGATCCTGGACGCCGATGCGGTCGGCGACCCCCTCGACGTCGTGGACGCCGCCGGTGGCGATGTCCAGGACCTCCTGGCCGAGGCCGTCCGCCGCCCCTTCGACCTCCGCCGCGAACCCCCGTTCCGGATGGTGCTGTTCACCGCAGCCCCCGACTCCCACGTCCTCCTGCTGCTCTTCCACCGCATCGCCGTCGACCCCGCCTCCCAGGGGCCGCTCCTGTGGGACCTGCAGGCCGCCTACGGCGCCCGGCGCTCGGGCACGGCCCCGGCCTGGCCGCCGCTGCCGGTGCGCTACGCCGACGTCGCCGCCCGCCGGCACGCGCGGCTCGGCGCGGCCGACGACCCGCGCAGCCGGTGCGCCCGGCAGCGCGCCTACTGGGCGCAGGCACTGGCCGACCTGCCGCAGGCGGTCACCCCGGCCGCCGGTCCCGCCACGACCGGCGGCGCCCCGTCGCCCGCGGCCGCCTTCCCGGCGGCCGACTCCGAGGGGTCGGGCACCGTCCGCGCCGAGATCCCGGCGGCCCTGGCGCAGAGCATGGCGGCCTTCGCCCGCGAACACGGGACGACGACGGCGACGGTGTTCCGCTCGGCGGTCGCCGTTCTCCTGCACCGCTCCGGGGCGGGCACCGACGTCCCCCTCGGCACCCTGGTGAGCGACCGGGCAGAGGAGGAGGGCCTGCACGACGCCGTGGGGACGTTCCTGACCCCCCTGGTCCTGCGCGCCGACCTGTCCGGTTCCCCCTGCTTCTCCGACGTCGTGCGGCGGGTCAGCGCCACCGGCCGTGCGGCCCGCGAGCACGCCGACCTCCCACTCGACCAGGTCGCGGACGCCGCGGCCCGCGCCCCCGGCCCGGTGCCGGGGCGGCCGCCCCTGTTCGGGACCATGGCCTCCCACACCACCCGGGCCGAGCGCCCCCGGCGCCTGTTCGGCCTGGACACCGCCATCGGCGCCGACGGATACGCCGCGCCCCGATGCGAGTGGGAGTTCGACGCCGTCGAGGCGCCGGAGGAGGAACGGACGGCGCTCACACTGCGCTACGCGGCCGACCGCATCGACCACGCCACCGCCGAGTCGATCGTCGCGCGCCTGCTGCGGCTGCTGGCCCGGGCCATCGCACACCCGCGCCGACCGATCGGCGACCTGGAGACCGCCCCCGGCGAGGAGGACCGGGAGCGCGGGCGCTCCGCCGTCATCCTCGTTCTTCCGGACCGCTCCGGAGCGGCGACGGGCCGCGTTCCACCCCGGCACGCCCGGTTCGGCAGGGTCCCGCGCGACGCCGTCGCCGCCCACAGCGGCCCACCCCACCCGATCTGGAGGCTGACATGA
- a CDS encoding AMP-binding protein gives MSRATYRYETRSPSCAPRAARPGPPHRSRTAERAGEPHHGGGIPVLPFAADDAGLTIAEIDATVDRLVRDLTALGAGPGTEVAVALPRSPGLVLALVAVMRTGATHIALDPDHPDRAARALADAAPVCAVCTAGADAAEGIASLLTAGPGERNNGARPGVRPFGGRENDPACASAPRQGP, from the coding sequence ATGAGCAGAGCCACCTACCGGTACGAGACACGGTCGCCGTCGTGTGCGCCGCGCGCCGCACGTCCCGGTCCCCCGCACAGGTCCCGGACAGCGGAGCGCGCCGGGGAGCCGCACCACGGCGGCGGGATTCCCGTCCTTCCCTTCGCCGCCGACGACGCGGGGCTCACCATCGCCGAGATCGACGCGACCGTCGACCGGCTGGTCCGCGACCTCACCGCGCTCGGCGCCGGGCCGGGGACCGAGGTCGCCGTCGCCCTGCCGCGCTCGCCCGGACTCGTCCTCGCGCTGGTCGCCGTCATGCGCACGGGCGCCACCCACATCGCCCTCGACCCCGACCACCCGGACCGCGCGGCCCGAGCCTTGGCCGACGCCGCACCCGTGTGCGCGGTGTGCACCGCCGGGGCCGACGCCGCCGAGGGGATCGCCTCCCTGCTCACGGCCGGGCCGGGGGAGCGGAACAACGGGGCCCGCCCCGGCGTTCGACCTTTCGGCGGGCGGGAGAACGACCCCGCCTGCGCCTCCGCCCCACGGCAGGGGCCATGA